A window of the Miscanthus floridulus cultivar M001 chromosome 14, ASM1932011v1, whole genome shotgun sequence genome harbors these coding sequences:
- the LOC136503122 gene encoding uncharacterized protein, translated as MALKVSIGSTAQWVVEAQAAIQHGAASARADPKEPVAQGEATEVAMEQAEEEEPMPREAEAHESDEAKVPSVAEATEAEAEALRTSEAEATEAEALRASKSKVAGVGAPRATEVEAAEASLGMVEPAGYDTEMGAGQASVPPLVQDLPPS; from the coding sequence atggcgctcaaggtgagcatcggctccaccgctcaatgggtggtggaggcgcaggccgCCATACAacatggcgcggcgtcggcgagggctgacccgaaggagccggtggcccagggagaggctaccgaggtggCCATGGAgcaagcagaggaggaggagcctatgcCCCGTGAGGCCGAGGCCCACGAGTCAGATGAAGCCAAGGTGCCCtcagttgctgaggccaccgaggctgAAGCCGAGGCCCTTAGGACTtccgaggccgaggcgacggaggcTGAGGCCCTCAGGGCTTCGAAATCCAAAGTGGCGGGCGTCGGGGCTCCCCGGGCTACCGAGGTCGAGGCGGCGGAGGCTAGTTTGGGCATGGTGGAGCCGGCGGGCTATGATACAGAGATGGGGGCGGGGCAAGCTTCAGTACCGCCCCTGGTCCAAGACCTGCCGCCGTCGTAA